In Brevibacillus marinus, the genomic window GGCGGCCTGGAAAAAATGCACGTGTGGGCCTTTCAACCGGTTGCCCTCGGGAGGTCCTGAAGAACATGGCTGCCGCCGGCAAAACGTTTGCCTACAAACTGCCCGACGAGTTTGCCGTGTTCGGCTTTCACCGCGATCTGTTGGCCTGGTATGACCAAGCGAAACGCGATCTGCCCTGGCGGAGCAATCGGGATCCCTACCGGGTGTGGGTGTCGGAGATCATGCTGCAGCAGACGCGGGTGGAGACGGTAAAGCCGTATTTTGAGAACTTTATCGCCAAGTTCCCCACGGTGGAAGCGCTGGCCGACGCCGCAGAAGAGGAGGTGCTGAAAGCGTGGGAAGGGCTGGGGTACTACTCCCGTGCCCGCAACCTGCACAGAGCGGCGCGCGAAGTAAAAGCGTCTTATGGCGGACGGGTTCCCGATACGCTGGAAGACATCTCCCGCTTGGCAGGCATCGGCCCGTATACGGCCGGGGCCATTTTGAGCATCGCCTACGACAAACCGGAGCCAGCCGTGGACGGCAACGTGATGCGCGTGTTTGCCCGGCTGCTTTTGCTGGAGGACGACATTGGCAAGCCGAAAGCCCGCAATAAAATTAGCGAACTGGTCCGGCAGGCGATGCCGCAGGAACGGGCCGGCGACTTCAACCAGGCACTGATGGAGTTGGGGGCGACAATCTGCCTGCCGCGTTCGCCCCACTGTCTGACCTGTCCGGTCTTTGACTACTGTCTGGCCCGCAAGGAAGGGGTGCAGGAACTGCTGCCGGTCAAAGGCAAGCCGGCTCAGCCGCGTCCGGTCGAGCTGGTGGTGGCGGTGATCCGCCGCGGTGACCGCTGGTTGATCAACAAGCGGCCTGCGCAGGGCTTATTGGCCGGGCTGTGGGAATTTCCCATGTTTGAGCAGGAGCACCGGCTTGTGGATGCCGAGTGGTTGGCAGCGCAAACAGAAGCCCGCCTGGGCTTGACCGTTGCCGTAGAGGAAGAACTGCCGCCGGTCCAGCATACGTTTTCCCACATTGCCTGGCACCTGCGGGTGTTTCGCTGTGACTGGCTGGCAGGGGAACCGACAGCGGAGACGGCGCGATTCGTCAGCAGCGAGGAGTGGGGGAAGTATGCGTTTCCGGTCGCCCACAGCCGGATCTTGGCGCATCTCGCGCAAAGCGGCCTCTTTCCGGCTGTGCATGCGTAATGGGACGGCAGCGGGGTTTTCTCCACCATCGTGAAGAGAACGCTGATCCAGGCAAGAAGCGACCGTTTCCCTGCAATCGCAGGGAAACGGTCGCTTCCTTATCTCTTGCCGGCCCGACTGCGGCGTCGGCCGGATCGCGTGTCTCTTACAGACGTTTGCCGTATTCCGGATAGGTCAGCGTATCCCACAACCGTTTTTGCTCCAGCTCGGCAATCAGCTTCTCCTGGAGGTAGATCCGCTCCCGTTCCTGCGGTGTGCGAATTCTCCGTTGGATCGTAATCGTAAAAAAAATCAGCGGGATTTGCATTACCATGTCCCTCCAATCTCCGCAGATAAATGGTTCAGTCAAGTACCTTCCAGCGCCTTTCTTCCTACCATTCTCAGCCATTGACGTCGCATCTTGTTTCTCATTTTCACTCCTCCTTTTCCGGTGGATTTTTTGAGCGAGTGGGACGGCGTGGCGGCCGCCATTCCGTTTCACCTCCGCTCCCCAGCAGCCAAACCAGCGTTTGCGGGACGCAAAAAAGACCGTTGGAACGGGTAGCGATCCTACGGTCTTGGCACGATGGAGGACGTGATGTTCATTGCCGACGGCCAATCACGAGCGAGTCACGAAAGTTTTGGCCTCGTTGGCTGTGCAGGCGATGTATTCGCGGCCGGTCCGCGCGGGAACCAGCTCGCTCGGGCGGAGAAAAAAAGCCGCAAGAAGCTGACGGTGCAGCGACCTACGGCTTGTTCCACTCTCGTTCAGAGCGAGACGGTTTTAGCAGAATCGGCACGACAGATCCGGAGGATGCGCTTGCGTATGAAATTGTCCGTAACCTTGCGGGCAGAAGCGATTCCGGCGGGAACCGGCCGCACGCCAAACGGTTTGCGATTCATCAGGCGCTCCTCCTTTCGCATCGTGTTTCATCCACTGCAAACGGGTTTTGCTGTATTCCTAGCTTATGCCATTATTTGCCGAATGTAAAGTGATTTTTTTGTTCTGAGCAAAATTGTTTGCTTGTCAGCGCAGGATCTAGTCAAACACCGGGACAGAGGAGTGGTCCCATCCGCCGCGATCGCCGATCGGGCCGCGGGACTCCAGTTCGTGGATGATCTTGGAGTGGATCGAGACGCCTTCTGCGTTGAGATAGGCGGCCAACTCCGACATCGCGTGATGAAAGTAGAGCAGTTCATTTAGCTCCCACTGGTCAACAGGTGTCATCGCCAGTTCGGAAAACTCTCGACCGATGTACATTCGCGCTCCCCTTTCGCAGGTTGTTCGCTTCGCCGCAAAACAGTGATTCCCGGTTAGTATGAGCAAGCGCACGCGAATCATGCAGGCTGTTCTTTCGCTAGCCGTTTTTGGCTCGCGCAAGTCCATTCTGGCGGGTGCCGAAAAAGAGCGGTATAATGATACAGGATTTGTTCGGGTGGATCAGATCGTCGATTTCAGGAGGAGGCGTCCAGATGGGTGGAGAGAGAAAAGTAGCGCTGGTCACGGGAGGAACGCGCGGCATCGGCCGAGCGATTGCCGACGCCCTGGCCGAGCAGGGCTGCGATTTGGTGATCAACTATTTGCGGAACGGGACGGCGGCGAGAGCGGCAGCGGCCGAGTTGGCGGCCAAAGGCGCGCGCGTCCATTTGGTGAAGGCGAACGTGGGCGATGTGGAAAAAATAAAAGAGATGTTTGCGGAGATCGACAGGACTTTCGGCAGGCTGGACATACTGGTTAATAACGCGGCATCCGGCGTGCTGCGGCCGCTGCTGGACCTGGAAGAAAGCCACTGGGATTGGACGATGAACGTCAACGCCAAGGCGCTGCTGTTCTGTGCCCAGGAGGCGGCCAAGTTGA contains:
- the fabL gene encoding enoyl-[acyl-carrier-protein] reductase FabL, which codes for MGGERKVALVTGGTRGIGRAIADALAEQGCDLVINYLRNGTAARAAAAELAAKGARVHLVKANVGDVEKIKEMFAEIDRTFGRLDILVNNAASGVLRPLLDLEESHWDWTMNVNAKALLFCAQEAAKLMRKHGGGKIVSISSLGSARVLDNYTAVGVSKAALEALTRYLAVELAPDNIVVNAVSGGVVDTDALKHFPNRAELLADAAKRTPAGRMVQPEDLSHAVMFLLSDQASMIRGQTLIVDGGFSLLA
- the mutY gene encoding A/G-specific adenine glycosylase; its protein translation is MAAAGKTFAYKLPDEFAVFGFHRDLLAWYDQAKRDLPWRSNRDPYRVWVSEIMLQQTRVETVKPYFENFIAKFPTVEALADAAEEEVLKAWEGLGYYSRARNLHRAAREVKASYGGRVPDTLEDISRLAGIGPYTAGAILSIAYDKPEPAVDGNVMRVFARLLLLEDDIGKPKARNKISELVRQAMPQERAGDFNQALMELGATICLPRSPHCLTCPVFDYCLARKEGVQELLPVKGKPAQPRPVELVVAVIRRGDRWLINKRPAQGLLAGLWEFPMFEQEHRLVDAEWLAAQTEARLGLTVAVEEELPPVQHTFSHIAWHLRVFRCDWLAGEPTAETARFVSSEEWGKYAFPVAHSRILAHLAQSGLFPAVHA
- a CDS encoding YrzI family small protein, with product MVMQIPLIFFTITIQRRIRTPQERERIYLQEKLIAELEQKRLWDTLTYPEYGKRL